The nucleotide sequence CGTTGTGGGCGCCGGTCGCGGCCAGGCTCCGCGGCAGGTCGATGGAGCCGGTGATGATGACCTCGCCGGTCGCGTTGAGGGCGCCGGTGACGTCGGGCAGGGCGTCGTCGTTCAGGATCAGCGCGTTCTGCTGACCGGTGCGGGTGCCGAAGTGCGACCCGACGGACTCGATCGTGTCGTCGTCGTCGAGGTCGGCCTGGGTCGACCAATGGCCGGTGGGCGGCACGTAGCCGGTCGGCTCGGGCACCGAGGCCGGGATCGCGGCGGCGGGGCGCTGCGGCTGGGCCGCGGCGGGCGACGGGGCGGCAGCGGGCTGCGCGACGGCAGGAGCTGCGGGAGCCGCGGCGGCAGGAGCTGCGGGAGCCGAAGCAGCGGGCGCGTTGGCCCCCGTGGCCGCCGCCGCGGCGGGAGCGGGTGCCGACGAGACGGAGGGTGCCGATGCGGCCGGAGCGGGCGCGGCCGCCGGTGCGGATGCGATGGGCGCGGCGGTCGCCGATGCGTCAGCGCCAGGCTGCACGGCTTCGGCCGCACCGGCCCCCTCGCCGGAGGCGGCTGCGCCCTCTGCGGGAGACGTCGCCGCCGCGGGGGCGGCGGACGAAGCCGGGGCGGGCGCGGCGGACGGAGTCGGGGCGGGCGCGCTGCTCGCTGCCGGCGCGATCGACGACGTGCCGGCCTCGGGTGCGCTGGCCGCGACGGCCGCCGCCCGCGAGGCGTCCGCGACTGTGCTGACCGAGCCGGTGTGCGGTGCCGCAGTCGGGGCTCCGGCGGAGACGGCGAACGGGAAGATCGTGGGCGTCGACGACGGCGGAGGCGTCGTCGCGCGGCCGGCGTCGGCCTGCGCGGGGTCGTAGGCGGTCGACCGACGACGGATGGGCGCCTCGTCGTCTGCCGCCGGTGACACGCTCGGCGCGTACGACGTCGGCGTGCTCTCGCGACGCACCGAGCGGGGCGCACCGCCGTCGGCGTGAGGCGGTGACGAGGGCGAAGCCGGCGAGCCCGCGGACGCAGGAGCCGCGGCAGGCCGCACGGCCGAACCCTCGGGCGCTCCCGACGCCTGCCGCTCCGGGGTACCGGACACGCTCGGCCCCGAGGTCGCTGCCGGGGCCGACTCCGCCCCCGAGGCAGGAGCGGACGGCGCGGCGGAACCCTGTGTGCCCCGCGCCTCGATGTCGGCGACCGAGCTCAGCGCGTCCGAGAGGTTCCGCTCGGCCTCGGGTCGCGGAGCCTTGAGGGGCACCGGGGCCGGGGTCGCAGGAGCAGCGGCCTCGCGCTGCGCACGGAGCTCGCGCCGCGTGGGACCGCTGCCGCCGTACGGCGCGGACGCGGGCGCCGGCGCGGCGATCGAACCGGGGGCTGCGACGTGGGATCCGGGACGGTGGGGGTGGCTGGCGGGTGACGGCGTCGTCACGGGCATGTTCGACGGAACGGGCGACCCCGAGGCGACCGAGATGCTGCCGGTGATCGCCTCACCCGCCTCCCGTGCCCGCTCGAGGTCGCGAACCTGCCGCCTGGTGAGGGGTGGCTGGCCGTTGGTCGAACTCATGCGTTCTCCGGAGTGGTGTGGTTCATGACCGGCTCGCTGGCTCGGTACAGGTGGTGCTTGGAGATGTACTGGACGACACCGTCAGGAACGAGGTACCAGACCGGACTGCCCCGGCCGACGCGGCTGCGACAGTCGGTCGACGAAATCGCCAGTGCGGGAACTTCGAGCAAGCTTACTTCGCTGGCCGGGAGACCGCTGACTGTGAGGTCGTGTCCCGGCCGGGAAACTGCCACGAAATGGGCGAGACTCCACAGCTCGTCCACATCTTTCCACTCGATGATCTGCGCCACGGCGTCGGCGCCGGTGATGAAGAAGAGGTCGGCGTCGGGCCGGAGCCTGCGGATGTCTCTGAGGGTGTCGATCGTGTAGGTCACGCCGCCGCGGTCGATGTCGACGCGGCTGACGGTGAACGACGGGTTGGACGCCGTCGCGATGACGGTCATGAGGTACCGGTGCTCCGCGGGCGTCACCGCCCGGTGGCCGGGCCCGGTCTTCATCCAGGGTTGGCCGGTGGGGACGAAGATCACCTCGTCGAGGTCGAACTCGGTCGCGACCTCGCTCGCGGCCACGAGGTGGCCGTGGTGGATCGGGTCGAACGTGCCGCCCATCACGCCGACGCGAGAGCGCCCGGAGCGTGTGGGCCCGACCGGTGCCATTGCGTCGAGGGTCGTCACGGGCGCGCTGGGCTAGACGGTCAGTGGTCTTCGGTGTGACCGTACTCGTCGATCGGCTTCTGCGCGACGACGGGGACCTTGCCCGGCTGCTGGCGGTTGGCGACGTTCTTGTAGCTGAAGGTGACGAACCCGAACATGGTGAAGACGATCGCGGCGATGAGCGCGATGACGGCCGGCGGGGCGAACGTGGGGGCCTTCTCCTCGACCGCGAGAAGCGTGGTGGTGAGGGTCGTGACCAACGTCAGCATGAGAGTCCTTCGTTCTGGGCGGCGCCGTTCGTGGCGGGCGACGTACGCGGTCGAGTCTAGTCGCCGTGCGGGGGCTAGCCGCGCACCTGACCCGAGCCGCGGACGATCCACTTGCTGCTCGTGAGCTCGGGCAGTCCCATCGGGCCGCGCGCGTGGAGCTTCTGCGTGGAGATGCCCACCTCGGCGCCGAAGCCGAACTCGCCGCCGTCGGTGAACCTCGTCGACGCGTTGACCATGACGACGGCGCTGTCGACCTCGGCCAGGAACCGCTCGGTGTTGCGCAGGTCGTTCGTGATGATCGACTCCGTGTGGTGCGTGGAGTAGCGGTCGATGTGCGCCATGGCCTCGTCGATCCCGCTGACGACCTTCACCGAGAGGTCGAGCGACATGTACTCGGTCGCCCAGTCGTCGTCGGTCGCCGGCACCGCGTCGGGGAAGATCGCGCGCGTGGCCTCGTCGGCGTGGAGCGTGACGCCCTGCGCGCGAAGCGCCGACAGGACGAGCGGCAGGAGCCGAGGCGCTGCGGCCTCGTGCACGAGGAGGGTCTCGAGTGCGTTGCAGACGCTCGGCCTCTGCACCTTCGCGTTCGACACGATGTCGATCGACCACTGCTCGTCGGCGGACTCGTCGAGGAAGACGTGGACGACGCCGGCACCGGTCTCGATCACGGGCACCTTCGACTCGCGGACGACGGCGTCGATGAGCTGCGAGCTGCCGCGCGGGATCAGCACGTCGACGTAGCCGCGCGCCCGCATGAGCTCGGTGGCGCCCTGTCGGCCGAACTCGTCGATGGTCTGCACGGTCTCGCGCGGGAGGCCGACGGAGGCCAGTGCCTCCTGCAGCACGTCGACGAGCACCCGGTTGGTGTTCTCGGCGGCCGACCCGCCGCGGAGCACGGCGACATTGCCGCTCTTCAGGGCGAGCGCGGCGATGTCGATGGTGACGTTCGGCCGCGCCTCGTAGATGGCGCCGACGACGCCGAAGGGCACGCGGACCTGGGTGAGCTGGAGGCCGTTCGGCAGGGTCCGGCCCCGAAGAGCCTCGCCCACGGGATCGGTGAGGGAGGCGATCAGCTCGGTGGCTTTCGCGAGGCCGTCGAGGCGTGCGGTGTCGAGACGCAGGCGATCCTGCAGCCCGTCGCTCAGCCCGTTCTCACGGCCTGCGGCGAGGTCGAGGTCGTTCGCGGCGACGATGCGCGGCGCCTCGGCCCGCACGGCGTCGGCGACGGCCTGGAGCGCGCGGTTCTTGAGGTCGGCGTTCGCGGTCGCGACGACGCGCGCGGCGGTCTTGGCGGCCTCGAGCTTGGCGACGAGGCCAGGGCTGATGTGCGCTGAGCTCAGCGCCAGGGCGTCGTCGGCTACGGACGGTGCGGCTTCGGTCGTCGACATGCACCGATTGTAGTTCTGCGGCGCCGGTCGCCCCAGAGTGTGACGGAGCCTGTGGAGAACTCGGCCGGTCTGCTCGCTGCGCGCGAGGAGACGCTCAGCCGCGCAGGGCGGCTCGGGCGGAGAACCAGGTGCCGATCTCGGCTCCTGCGAGCGCTTCGGCCACCTGCGGCGTCGACGTGACGAGCACGGGCGTGCCGGACTCGGTGGCCAGACGTGCGGCGGCGACCTTCGTGCCCGCTCCCCCGGTGCCGACGCCCGCGGCCCCCGCGTCGCCGAAGCGGATGCCCGAGAGCTCGTCGCCGTAGGCCACGTCGGCGATCTTCACGGCGCCCGGCTCGTGCGGCGGCCGCGTGTAGAGCGCGTCGACGTCCGAGAGGAGCACGAGCAGGTCGGCCTCGACGAGCTGGGCGACGAGGGCCGCGAGCCGGTCGTTGTCGCCGAAGCGGATCTCGTGCGTGGCGACGGTGTCGTTCTCGTTCACGATCGGCAGGATTCGCAGCTTCAGCAGGCGCTCCATCGCGCGCTGGGCGTTGACCCGGCTGGTGGGGTTGTCGATGTCGCCCGCCGTGAGGAGCACCTGCCCGGCGACGATCTCGTACCGCCGCAGGCTCTCCTGGTAGCGGTAGATCAGCACGTTCTGGCCGACCGCAGCGGCGGCCTGCTGCGTGGCGAGGTCGGTGGGCCGCGACTCGAGGTCGAGGAACGGCATGCCCGTGGCGATCGCACCCGACGACACGAGGATCACCTCGGCGCCTCGGGCGTAAGTCGTGGCGAGGGCGTCGACGAGAGGCCCGATCTGATCGGCGTTCGGGCCCGAGATCGACGACGAGCCGACCTTCACGACGACGCGACGCGCCCTCGGGATGTCTCGGCGGCTCAGGATCGGGCCCGCCGAGATCGTCACCGGCTGCGTGGCCGGATGCGCCACCTCGGCAGGGGCCGCGAAAGCGCCCTCGGTCATGGTCTCGGCGTCGCTCGTGCTCATCGTGTCGTCGTCGGCCCTCTACTCGTCGTCGTCGTCGAAGTCGTCGCCCGCGTCGGCGAGGTCGCCCTCGCGCATGGCGCTGCCGACCTCGAAGCCCTCGTCGTCGGTCCAGAGGCCGGCGGCGCGCTCGCGCATGAGCTCGGCGCGGGCCTCGGCCTTGGCGTCCATCCGCGCGAAGTACTCCTCGCGGCGCTCGTTGCGGGTCTGGCGGCTCGACTGGTGCAGACGCGGGTCGGTGCCGCGCGCCGCGGTCATGAGCTCGGCGGTCGAGGTGAGCGTCGGCTCCCAGTCGAAGACGATGCCGCCGGCGCCGCCGATGACCACGGTCGATCCGGCCACCGCTCCGGCCTTGAACAGCTGGTCCTCGACGCCGAGCTTGTTGAGGCGGTCGGCGAGGTAGCCGACGGCCTCCTCGTTGTTGAAGTCGGTCTGCAGCACCCAGCGTTCGGGCTTCTCGCCGCGGATCCGGTACACGTTGCCGTAGCTGCCGCCCTCGACGGTGACCGTGAAGCCCTGCTCGTCGACGGCCTTCGGGCGCAGGACGATGCGCGGCTTCGTGCTCTCGGCGGCGGCTCGGGCCGCACGGTCGGCCTCGACGACCTCGGCGAGGGCGAACGACAGCGGCCTCAGGCCCTCGTGGGAGACGGCCGAGATCTCGAAGACGCGGTAGCCGCGCTCCTCGAGGTCGGCCCGGACGAAGTCGGCGAGCTCGCGGGCCTCGGGCACGTCGATCTTGTTCAGCGCGATCAGCTGGGGGCGCTCCAGCAGCGGCAGCTGGCCCGCGGGGACGGGGTAGGCCGCGAGCTCCTGCTGGATCACGTCGAGGTCGGTGAGCGGGTCGCGGCCCGGGTCGAGGGTGCCGCAGTCGAGCACGTGCAGGAGCGCCGAGCAGCGCTCGACGTGGCGGAGGAACTCGAGGCCGAGGCCCTTGCCCTCGCTGGCGCCCTCGATGAGGCCGGGGACGTCGGCGACGGTGAACCGCGTCGAGCCCGACTCGACGACTCCGAGGTTGGGGTGGAGCGTGGTGAACGGGTAGTCGGCGATCTTCGGCTTGGCGGCCGAGATCGCGGCGACCAGGCTCGACTTGCCCGCCGACGGGTAGCCGACCAGCGCGACGTCGGCGACGACCTTGAGCTCGAGCTGCACGTCGCCCTGCCACCCGGGCGTGCCGAGGAGCGCGAAGCCGGGAGCCTTGCGCTTGGTGGTCGCGAGGGCTGCGTTGCCGAGGCCGCCGATGCCGCCGGCCGCGACGACGAAGCGCATGCCGGGCTCGGTGAAGTCGAGCAGCACGGTGCCGTCGTCGTCGGTGGCGACGGTGCCGACGGGAATCTCGAGCTCGAGCGTCTCGCCGTTCGTGCCGGCGCGGTGGTCGCCCATGCCGGGGCCGCCGTTGGGGCTCACGCGGTGAGGATTGCGGTGGAACCCGAGAAGGGTCGTCACGTCGTTCGAGCTGACCAGAACTATGTCGCCGCCGTGACCGCCGTTGCCGCCGTCGGGGCCGGCGAGCGGCTTGAACTTCTCGCGCTTGACCGACACGCAGCCGTTGCCGCCGTTGCCCGCCTTGAGGTGGAGCGACACGTGGTCGACGAATGTGGCCATGGGGATAGTTTCTCAGTCTTGTTGGTGAAACACAGCGGCAGGGCGAGCCGAAGCCCACCCTGCCGTGATGATGGGTCGCTTACGCGTCGACGACGATGTTGACGACCTTGCGGCCGCCCTTCGCGCCGAACTCGACCGCGCCTGCGGCGAGGGCGAACAGGGTGTCGTCGCCGCCGCGGCCGACGTTCACGCCGGGGTGGAAGTGGGTGCCGCGCTGACGGACGAGGATCTCGCCCGCGGACACGACCTGGCCGCCGAAGCGCTTCACGCCGAGGCGCTGCGCGTTCGAGTCGCGGCCGTTGCGGGTGGAGCTAGCTCCCTTTTTGTGTGCCATTGTCTAGCTCCCTACTTGGTCTTGATGGCGGTGATCTTGACGCGGGTGAGGTCGGCACGGAAGCCCATGCGACGCTTGTAGCCGGTCTTGTTGCGGTAGTTCTGGATCACGATCTTGGGGCCGCGGAGGTCGTTCAGGACCTCGCCCTCGACCGTGACCTTCGCCAGCTGGTCGCCGGAGAGGATCGTGTCGCCGTCGACGTGCAGGACGGGAACGAACGAGACGGTGTCGCCGTCGGACGCCTTGAGACGGTCGACGGTCACGATCGTGCCCACCTCGACCTTCTCCTGACGGCCACCGGCACGCACAATCGCGAAAGCCATGGGGAACTCCTTGAGTGAGACGCCGCTGCACGCTCACGCGGACGGAGCCGGCGGCGACGAAGTCGAGAGGGCGGCGCGGATGCGCGCACACCGAGGGTCAAGTCTACCGGCCGCTGCCTTGCACGTCAAAGCACCCGCGCTACGATTCGGCGGTGAGCATTCTGATCGACGAGCCCATCTGGCCCGCGCACGACACCGTGTGGGCGCACCTGGTGAGCGACGCGTCGTACGACGAGCTCCACGAGTTCGCCTCGCGGGCCGGGATCCCCCGTCGCGCTTTCGATCACGACCACTACGACGTTCCTGCCGCGCGCCACGCCGAGCTCGTGGCGCTCGGCGCCACGGCCGTCGGCGGCAAGGAGCTCGCGCTCCGCCTCGAGGCCAGCGGCCTCCGCGTCTCGCAGCGTCGGAAGCGCGGTCTGGCCTAGCGCTGCGGCGCTGCGCGCCGGGGTGCGCCCCGCCCCGCGCGTGTTTCCGGACGCCGCTTCCCCCGCACGTCCTCCCCCGCACCACTCCTGCCGCCGTCAGCAGCCGCTCGAGCCGACACGCGGGATCGAGGTCCGACCACAGCCATCGTGCGAATCCGCGCACCTCGGGCAGTGCCCGGAGACGGTCCTCACGCTTCTTCTCGTCGACGACGACCTCCTCGGGCGTGCGACCGCGGCGGTACTCGGCGCGTCGGTACTTCGCAAGACCGTCGAACTCGCCGATCACACCGAACTCCGGCCACCAGAAGTCGACCTCGCCGATGGCTCCACGCGCGTCAGAGAACGACTGCTGCAGGATCGGCGGAGGCCAGCCCCGCTCGAACAGGATCACGCGGCTGAGCGATTCGCCGGCGGAAGCCGCGCGACCATCCACGAAGTCACGTACTCGGCGCACGTGATTGTGGCCCCGGACCGGGAGCCTCCGCGCCAGCGCCGCGTCGAACTGGTCCAGGGTCAGCGGCGTCGGCGGCACGGAAGGCGGCGGCCGACCGAGGCTCTCGGCGCGCCGGCGCTCGACCTCGGCATGAAGCGCGCTGTCCACGACCACGACAGCTTGCCGGAACGCCGACGACGCGACGATGTCGACGGCGGTGCGTCCGGCGCCGGTGACCGGCAGACCCGAAACGACGTCGAGATCGAGTCCGGACAGCGCGGCCGCGTGGAGGCGGGAGACGGCGCCGGTGCGCGTCCGCTCGATTCGTGGGTCGACGACCTCGACAACGTCTGGCGGCGCTCCGAGACGCTGCCAGCCGTGCACCAGCGCCGCCGTACCGTGCGAGAAGGCGCTGTCCGGGCCTAGGCCAGGCGCCAGTGCTCGGGCCCGCAGCAGGTGCCGCTCCTCCGGTGAGGCCGCTGCCCAGGTCTCGGCGGCGACGAAGACGCCGCGCACGACCGCGACGAGTTGACCGGCCTCGACGCCTCGCCGAAGGGCGCGATCGTTCCGACCGGCGCGCAGCAGGTCGCTGCGGCGCAGGAGCCCATCGGGACCGGTCGCGAAAGCGTCCATGCTGCCATGGTGCCGAGACGGCCCGTGCGGCGAAGGCGGTTTCGCCAATCTGTGGACAACCCGCCGCGAGATTTTCGTGTCACAACAGGTTTCGGCCATGGTGCCAGCGGAAGTTCGCTGGCTTCATGGCCGAAAGGTGTTGCGTCGGCGTTGGGGTCAGGCGTCGGAGGGCGGGCGGAAACGCGACCAGTCGGGGGCGGCGGGGGCGGCGGGCGCCGGGGGCTCGGCCGGGCGAGCGTCGCCGGCGGGGGCGGGCGCCGAGGGCTCCGCCGGGCGCGCGTCGCCGACGGGGGCGGGCGCCGGGGGCGTCGCCGGGGGCGCGTCGCCGACGGGGGCGGGCGCCGCGGGCTCGGCCGGAGGCGCCGGGGCCTCCGCAGGGGCAGGAGGCGCTGCCACCTCCGCCGGGGAAATATCGCCGGCAGGAGCAGGCGCCACGACCTCGGCCGGAGGCGCTGCGGCCTCCGCCTGCTCCTGCGCCCCGGCCCAGAGCCACGCGACCGTCACCCCGACCAGCAGGAGGGCGGTCAGCAGCACGCCGGTCGAGAGCGGGATGAAGAAGACGTCGAGGGCCAGCTCGACTCCCCCGCCGCCACCGATCGCCGGAGCGATGCCGGTGCCGAGGCCGACGAGCGCCAGCACGATCGTGCCGACCGCCCCCGCCGCGACGCCACGGCCGAGCGCGAGAGCGAGCGAGGCCGACGAAGACGAAGACGATGACAACGAAGACGTCGACGACACCGCCGACACCGACGAGGCCCCGGTCACCGACGCCGAGCCAGTCACCGAACCGGACCCGACCCCGGCCCGACGCACCGGGAACACCGCGAGGAGCGCGAGGAAAGCGCTCGCATAGAACGGGAACGGGTACAGCACGAGCGACCCGAGGAACAGCCCGATCGGCGACTGCAGGAACCCGCTGGCGTACGCGGCCGGGTCGAAGTCGACGGCGTTGCCGATCAGCTGCACGAGAGCGACGGCGAACTTCACCACGATGACCACGCCGACCGCGATGGCCGCGGTCAGCAGCGACTCGCGCCGGATGCCGACGTCCACGAGAGTCGTCATCCACGAGCTGTCGTCGCCGGGCCGAGCGGCACGCGGGGCAGGGTCGGTCACCGCCGCGCCTCCCGTCACGATGCCTGTCGAGGTGAGAGGCGCAGGATCCGAGTGCCTCTCGGCCGATCCTCCCACGCGCGCCCCGCCCGCGTCACGCCCCCACGCGAACGGGGCGGCCGCCTTCCGAAGAAGACGGCCGCCCCGGTCACGCGGAGTCGGATCAGCTCTCGTCGCTCGTGCCGCCGAGCCCGACGATCAGGCCGGACGACTCGCCCGACGTGCCCTCGGCGGGCGCCGCGACGGTGCCGCCGGTCGACGCGCGGCGCGAGCGGTTGCGCCCCTGACCCGGCTGCTTCGGCTCGGGCAGCGCGCCGAGCACGCCCTCGAGGATCTGCTCGGCGTCACGGGCGCTGACGCGTCTCGGCTGACGCTCGATCTTCGCGACCGGGATGTCGAGGATCGCGACCGTCGCATCGGGTGCGGTGACCGTCGCCTGCGAGCGCCGCGAGGTCTTCTCCGGGCGCTCGGCGGACTCGGGTGCCGGGGTCGACTCCGCTGCGACCGCGGGCGCTTCGGCGGTCTCCGCCGAGGGCGCAGGAGCCGCGGACGCGCTCTCGGCCGAGACCGATGCCGCTGCAGCAGCCGCTGCCGGCACCTGGATCACCGCAGCCTCGCCGGCCGACTCGACGCCGGCCGCACCCTGCGCCGCCGACGAGGCACGACGCCCGCGGCCGCGGCGCGAGCGCCCCGTGGGAGCGTCGCCGGACGACGCCGGGGCGCCGGTGGTCGACGCCGCACCCGTGGCGGCGCCGTCGGTCACTCCGGGCCACTCGTCAGACACCGACGCGCCGGCCGGAGGAGCCGGCTCGGTGCCGCCCATGCCCGCGGCCACGGCGTCGATCGCCGCCTCGACGGCCGCGGCCGTCTCGGCCGGCGTCGCGTCGCCGTGCGGCACGGTCGAGGCCGCGATCTTGGCGAGGGCGTTCTTCACGTCATCGGTGATCGCGTGGATCGTTCCGGTGGCCGGATGGGCGTCCGAGCCTCGCGACGAGCCGTTGCCCCGCCCGTTGCCGTTCGAACCGTTCGAGCCGTTGCCGTTCTGCTGCTTGGCGCGACGGCGCTCCTGCTGCTTCTGGCGGTTGGTGGCCGCCTGCTCCTGCGCCTGCTGGCGGTCGACGCCGATCTCCTGGAACGACTCGGCCAGGCCGAGGCCCAGCTTCTTGCGGGTCATCTGCACGAGGCCGAGCGAGGTGACCTCGGCGACCTGGTGCTTCGTGCGGTCGCGGCTGAGGCACTCGACGAGGCGGCGCAGAACGAGGTCGCGGTTCGACTCGAGCACCATGTCGATGAAGTCGACGACGATGATGCCGCCGATGTCGCGCAGGCGTAGCTGGCGCACCAGCTCTTCGGCCGCCTCGAGGTTGTTCTTGGTGACGGTCTCTTCGAGGTTTCCGCCGGAGCCGACGAACTTGCCGGTGTTGACGTCGACGACCGTCATCGCCTCGGTGCGGTCGATGATCAGGGACCCGCCCGACGGCAGCCAGACCTTGCGGTCGAGCGCCTTGTCGATCTGCTCGTTGAGGCGGTAGTGGTCGAACGAGTCGCCGCCGTCCTCGTACGCCTTGACCCGGTCGAGCAGGTCGGGTGCGACCGCGGTGAGGTACGACTCGATGGTCGACTTCGCGTCGGCGCCGTCGATGACGAGCTCGTGGAAGTCCTCGTTGAAGACGTCGCGCACGATCTTGATGAGGAGGTCGGGCTCGGAGTGGAGCAGGGCCGGGGCGTTGCCGGCCTCGACCTTCTTCTCGATGTCGGCCCACTGGTTGAGCAGGCGCTTCACGTCGAGGGTGAGCTGCTCCTCCGTCGCGCCCTCGGCCGCGGTGCGGACGATGACGCCGGTATTCTCGGGCAGGGCCTCTTTGAGGATCTTCTTGAGGCGGGCACGCTCGGTGTCGGGCAGCTTGCGGCTGATCCCGTTCATCGAGCCGTTCGGCACGTACACGAGGAAGCGGCCGGGCAGGCTGATCTGCGAGGTGAGGCGGGCGCCCTTGTGGCCGACCGGGTCTTTGGTGACCTGGACCAGCACGCGGTCGCCGGGCTTGAGCGCCAGCTCGATGCGGCGCGGCTGGCCGGGCGTGTGGTCGACGGAGTCCCAGTCGACCTCGCCCGAGTAGAGGACGGCGTTGCGGCCGCGGCCGATGTCGACGAACGCGGCCTCCATCGACGGGAGCACGTTCTGCACGCGGCCGAGGTAGACGTTGCCGATGAGCGAGACGTTCTGCGACTTGGCGACGTAGTGCTCGGCGAGGATGCCGTCTTCGAGCACGCCGATCTGGATGCTGTCACCCTGCGAGCGGACGATCATCTTGCGGTCGACGCTCTCGCGGCGGGCGAGGAACTCGGCCTCGGTCACCACCGGGCGGCGGCGGCCGGCGTCGCGACCGTCGCGGCGGCGCTGCTTCTTCGCCTCGAGGCGCGTCGAGCCCTTCACCCGCTGCGGCTCGGTGATGTACTCCACCTCGCGAGGCTCGCGAGGCTCACGGTTGGCCCGCGATCGGGTGCGGGTGGGCTGGTCGTCGCCGTCACCCGAGCCCGAGCCGCCCGACCGCGACCGCGACCGGCGGCGGCTCGTCGAGGGACGCTCGTCGTCATCGTCGTCGTCGGGCAGGGCCGGCAGCGGCACGACGTCGGGCGCGTGGAAGATCAGGCTCGTCGTGGTGAGCGGCGCGTCGAACGGCGACACCGGCTCGGGCTTCTCGACGGTCGGCAGCACCGGAGTGCTGTCCGCCTCGTCGCGGGCGATCGCCTCGTGGTCGACGAGGGCCTCGTCGACGGCGTCCGCAGGAGCGGGCGTGGTCGGGTCGCTGGTGGTCTGGTCGATGCTCACGTGGCTGGCCTCCTGAGGGGCGGCAGTGCCGGCGGCCGGGCCGCGGACGGCCTCCTCGGCTCGTTCGGCGACGGACGAAGAAGCGGGCGCGCTCGGCGGCGCCGTGGTCTCGGCGACGGGCGGCGCGGGGGTCTCGGTCGGAGACTGCGCGGCCTGTCGAGACCGGAATCCTGCGAACAGGCGGCTTCTTCTCTTCGGACTGTTTTCGTTTTTCTCCACCATCGGTGGTGCAACTCCTCGTCCCGGGGCATCGGGCGTACACGCCCAGCCCCCGGGAAAACTCGTGCGCGGGGACCTCCGCTGG is from Frondihabitans australicus and encodes:
- a CDS encoding DUF4031 domain-containing protein — protein: MSILIDEPIWPAHDTVWAHLVSDASYDELHEFASRAGIPRRAFDHDHYDVPAARHAELVALGATAVGGKELALRLEASGLRVSQRRKRGLA
- the proB gene encoding glutamate 5-kinase, yielding MSTSDAETMTEGAFAAPAEVAHPATQPVTISAGPILSRRDIPRARRVVVKVGSSSISGPNADQIGPLVDALATTYARGAEVILVSSGAIATGMPFLDLESRPTDLATQQAAAAVGQNVLIYRYQESLRRYEIVAGQVLLTAGDIDNPTSRVNAQRAMERLLKLRILPIVNENDTVATHEIRFGDNDRLAALVAQLVEADLLVLLSDVDALYTRPPHEPGAVKIADVAYGDELSGIRFGDAGAAGVGTGGAGTKVAAARLATESGTPVLVTSTPQVAEALAGAEIGTWFSARAALRG
- a CDS encoding glutamate-5-semialdehyde dehydrogenase — translated: MSTTEAAPSVADDALALSSAHISPGLVAKLEAAKTAARVVATANADLKNRALQAVADAVRAEAPRIVAANDLDLAAGRENGLSDGLQDRLRLDTARLDGLAKATELIASLTDPVGEALRGRTLPNGLQLTQVRVPFGVVGAIYEARPNVTIDIAALALKSGNVAVLRGGSAAENTNRVLVDVLQEALASVGLPRETVQTIDEFGRQGATELMRARGYVDVLIPRGSSQLIDAVVRESKVPVIETGAGVVHVFLDESADEQWSIDIVSNAKVQRPSVCNALETLLVHEAAAPRLLPLVLSALRAQGVTLHADEATRAIFPDAVPATDDDWATEYMSLDLSVKVVSGIDEAMAHIDRYSTHHTESIITNDLRNTERFLAEVDSAVVMVNASTRFTDGGEFGFGAEVGISTQKLHARGPMGLPELTSSKWIVRGSGQVRG
- the rplU gene encoding 50S ribosomal protein L21, whose product is MAFAIVRAGGRQEKVEVGTIVTVDRLKASDGDTVSFVPVLHVDGDTILSGDQLAKVTVEGEVLNDLRGPKIVIQNYRNKTGYKRRMGFRADLTRVKITAIKTK
- the nadD gene encoding nicotinate-nucleotide adenylyltransferase, whose protein sequence is MAPVGPTRSGRSRVGVMGGTFDPIHHGHLVAASEVATEFDLDEVIFVPTGQPWMKTGPGHRAVTPAEHRYLMTVIATASNPSFTVSRVDIDRGGVTYTIDTLRDIRRLRPDADLFFITGADAVAQIIEWKDVDELWSLAHFVAVSRPGHDLTVSGLPASEVSLLEVPALAISSTDCRSRVGRGSPVWYLVPDGVVQYISKHHLYRASEPVMNHTTPENA
- the obgE gene encoding GTPase ObgE, with the translated sequence MATFVDHVSLHLKAGNGGNGCVSVKREKFKPLAGPDGGNGGHGGDIVLVSSNDVTTLLGFHRNPHRVSPNGGPGMGDHRAGTNGETLELEIPVGTVATDDDGTVLLDFTEPGMRFVVAAGGIGGLGNAALATTKRKAPGFALLGTPGWQGDVQLELKVVADVALVGYPSAGKSSLVAAISAAKPKIADYPFTTLHPNLGVVESGSTRFTVADVPGLIEGASEGKGLGLEFLRHVERCSALLHVLDCGTLDPGRDPLTDLDVIQQELAAYPVPAGQLPLLERPQLIALNKIDVPEARELADFVRADLEERGYRVFEISAVSHEGLRPLSFALAEVVEADRAARAAAESTKPRIVLRPKAVDEQGFTVTVEGGSYGNVYRIRGEKPERWVLQTDFNNEEAVGYLADRLNKLGVEDQLFKAGAVAGSTVVIGGAGGIVFDWEPTLTSTAELMTAARGTDPRLHQSSRQTRNERREEYFARMDAKAEARAELMRERAAGLWTDDEGFEVGSAMREGDLADAGDDFDDDDE
- the rpmA gene encoding 50S ribosomal protein L27; its protein translation is MAHKKGASSTRNGRDSNAQRLGVKRFGGQVVSAGEILVRQRGTHFHPGVNVGRGGDDTLFALAAGAVEFGAKGGRKVVNIVVDA
- a CDS encoding Rne/Rng family ribonuclease; protein product: MVEKNENSPKRRSRLFAGFRSRQAAQSPTETPAPPVAETTAPPSAPASSSVAERAEEAVRGPAAGTAAPQEASHVSIDQTTSDPTTPAPADAVDEALVDHEAIARDEADSTPVLPTVEKPEPVSPFDAPLTTTSLIFHAPDVVPLPALPDDDDDDERPSTSRRRSRSRSGGSGSGDGDDQPTRTRSRANREPREPREVEYITEPQRVKGSTRLEAKKQRRRDGRDAGRRRPVVTEAEFLARRESVDRKMIVRSQGDSIQIGVLEDGILAEHYVAKSQNVSLIGNVYLGRVQNVLPSMEAAFVDIGRGRNAVLYSGEVDWDSVDHTPGQPRRIELALKPGDRVLVQVTKDPVGHKGARLTSQISLPGRFLVYVPNGSMNGISRKLPDTERARLKKILKEALPENTGVIVRTAAEGATEEQLTLDVKRLLNQWADIEKKVEAGNAPALLHSEPDLLIKIVRDVFNEDFHELVIDGADAKSTIESYLTAVAPDLLDRVKAYEDGGDSFDHYRLNEQIDKALDRKVWLPSGGSLIIDRTEAMTVVDVNTGKFVGSGGNLEETVTKNNLEAAEELVRQLRLRDIGGIIVVDFIDMVLESNRDLVLRRLVECLSRDRTKHQVAEVTSLGLVQMTRKKLGLGLAESFQEIGVDRQQAQEQAATNRQKQQERRRAKQQNGNGSNGSNGNGRGNGSSRGSDAHPATGTIHAITDDVKNALAKIAASTVPHGDATPAETAAAVEAAIDAVAAGMGGTEPAPPAGASVSDEWPGVTDGAATGAASTTGAPASSGDAPTGRSRRGRGRRASSAAQGAAGVESAGEAAVIQVPAAAAAAASVSAESASAAPAPSAETAEAPAVAAESTPAPESAERPEKTSRRSQATVTAPDATVAILDIPVAKIERQPRRVSARDAEQILEGVLGALPEPKQPGQGRNRSRRASTGGTVAAPAEGTSGESSGLIVGLGGTSDES